The genomic stretch GTTCCCTTGAGGGAGGCCCAGTATCCCATGGATACGTGGTCTTCCTGGTTGGCCGAGGTGGGAATGGAGTCTACCGAAGCGGGATGGGCCAGTGTCTTGTTCTCCGACACCACCGCCGCCGCTGTGTACTGACTGATCATGAAGCCGCTGTTCACGCCGCTGTCGGCGATTATAAAGGGAGGCAATCCGTTGGAGAGGCTCTTGTCCACCATACGGGAGACCCTGCGCTCGGAGATGCTTCCGAGCTCGGCC from Dethiosulfovibrio faecalis encodes the following:
- a CDS encoding aromatic amino acid lyase produces the protein AELGSISERRVSRMVDKSLSNGLPPFIIADSGVNSGFMISQYTAAAVVSENKTLAHPASVDSIPTSANQEDHVSMGYWASLKGTRILENVQKVLGIEILSACQGIDFSKPLNPGKGTKAAYDRFREEVPYIEKDVFLYPLMDQAISVVKSGSLVEAVEKAVGELA